CACTTTTGCGCCATGATTTTAAAAGAAAGTGTTTCATTTTAATATAATTATTGGCATTAAAAAATTTTTTGGTTTCAAAAATATACATGGAATTTAAAGCAGTATTATTTTTTTGTACCCATTATAATTTAATAATTTAAAATAAATCCTATTAATCAATATTATATTCGATTATTTTATTGTGTAAAGTTTTTCTTCCTATTTTTAGTATTTCGGCGCATTTGCTTTTGTTGTTTTTGGAATGAAAAAGTGTTTGTTTTATTATTTCTTTTTCAGCTTCTTTTAGGCTAATTCCNATTGGTAGTGTTATTTTAAATATAAGATTTTCATTATTTTTGATTTTTGCTGGCAAATCTTCTTTAGTGATTTGTTTGCCTTTTGATAATATTAATGCACTTTCAAGCACATTTTTTAATTCTCTAATATTTCCTGGCCAATCGTAATAATAGAGAGCTTTCATTGCATCATTAGAAAGAGTTTTTTCTTCTCTATTGTTTTCCTTTGCGACGTCTTTTATTAGTATGTTTGTTAAATAAGATATATCATCTTTTCTTTCTCTTAAAGGCGGTATGTTTATATTAATGATATTTAATCTATAAAATAAATCTTCTCTAAATTTTTCCTTTTTAATTTCCTCTTCAATGTTTTTGTTTGTTGCAGCCAGAAGCCTGATATCAACTTTAATTGTAGCTTCTCCCCCAACACGTTCAAAAGTTTTGTTTTGCAGTACTCTTAAAAGCTTGACTTGAATTTCAGGTGAAATTTCTGCTATCTCATCAAGAAAAATTGTGCCTTTGTTTGCAAGTTCAAATCTGCCTTTTTTTTTGGAAATTGCTCCAGTGAATGCTCCTTTTTCATGGCCAAAAAGTTCACTTTCAAGAATGCTTTCAGAAAGTGCTGCGCAATTTACTTTTATAAATGGTTTGTCATTTCTATTTGAAAGATCAAAAATAGCATCTGCTATTATTTCTTTACCAACACCGCTTTCGCCCGTTATAAGAATAGATGCATTTGATTTTGCTATTTTTATTACAAGTTCAAAAATTTTTTGCATTAATAGGGATTTTCCCATGATTTTTTCATAGTATTTTAGATCTTTTCTTATTAGTATATTTTCTAAATTAGCATTTTCATTATCGTTATTTTCTTTTTTATTTAGTGATCTTTTTATTATTAGCAAAAGTCTTTCAAGGTCTAAGGGCTTTGTTAAAAAATCATAAGCACCCTCTCTCATGGCATCTACAGCAGAATCAACTGTTCCGTGGGCTGTTAGAATAATAAAAGGTATTCCCAAGTTTTTTTCTTTAACTATTTTGAGCAATTTTTCTCCAGATATCTGGGGCATTCTCAGGTCAGATATTATTACATCAAGATTTTCATTTTCAATTGTTTCAAGAGCTTCTTCTCCGTCACTAGCAGTGAAAACAAAATATCCTTCATCCTCAAGATAAGTAGCAATTCCTTCTCTAATATTCTTTTCATCATCAGCTACAAGTATTTTGCTCATTTTCAATACCCTTCAATTAAAATATTTTTTTTATTTAGTTTAGGCAGCGTAATTGTAAAAATAGTGCCTTTGCCCTCTTTGCTTTCCACAAAAATTTCACCTCCAAGCTCTTTTATTATTTTATAAGAAATAGTAAGTCCTATTCCACTTCCTTTTTCTTTTGTGCTAAATTGAGGCTTAAATATTTCCTCTTTTACCCCATCTTTTATTCCGTTTCCGTTATCTTTTATGTTGATATGTATTTTATTGTCTTTTTCGAAGAGAAAAATTTCTATTTTTTTTATTTCTTTTTTTGTTTCAAGCAGTGCTTCTTCTGCGTTTTTAACGATGTTTATAATAACTTGTTTTAATAGTTTTTCATCAATGAGAATATTGCTTATTTTGTTTAAATTAAGCAATAGTTTTATGTGTTTATTTTCTAATCCAGGATTTAACAATTCACATACGCTGCCTATTACTTGTTTAATATCTTTTTCTTGTAAGTTAATTTTTATTGGTCTGACAGTTAGTAAAAATTCTGTTACTATTTTATCTACTCTGTTTATTTCTTCTTTTATTACTTTAAAATAATTTTCAGCTTTACCATTTTTCATTTTTTGTTTTTCAATTTCCTTTTTTAGCAGTTGTAAATTTATATCGATTGCTCCAAGTGGGTTTTTGATTTCATGGGCAATATTTCTTGCATGCCTTGTAAAAGAGGCCAAAGCCTCAACTCTTCTAAATAGTTCCTCTTTCTTTTTTTTCTCTTTAATGTCTTCGATTAAAATAATGTTGCCTTCAAGTTTTTTTTCTTTTACATAAGGCATAAATGAGATTTTAATATATATGCCGTTTGAGATTGGAACTTCTAATCCTATTATTTTATCTTCTGTTCTAACTAGTTCTTTTATTAAATTTATTAAGTTTGGAATTTGAATGTCATCAAGAATTTCTATTTTTGATTTAGATGTTAAAGCTAAAATTTGGTATAAAATCTTGTTTGCATAGATTATATTGTTTTGTTTGTCAAGTACAATGATTCCTTCATTAATTGATGCAAATATTCCGTCATATATTTCTATTTTTTTGTAAATTTGTTCAATAAATTTAGTTTTTTGTTCGTTAGATAATTTGTTTAGCTTTGTTAAAGCTTTTTTGAAAAAATTATTCATATCTCCTCATAATTTAGCATTAAGTTTTCTATTATTAATTTTTTATTTTGATTATAGGGGCGATATTTGTAAATATTTTTCAAATGCTCTGTGTACTTTAGATATTGATTAATATCTATTTTGTTTTCTAAAAAATCTTTTCTAATGTTAATTGTAAGTTCGTTTAAAAATATTTTAAAGCTTTGCTCATCTTTTATAAAGTCGACTTCTTCAAGATTAAATATGGATTTTTTTTCTTTTATTATATTTAGAATTTTTGCCAATTCTTTTTTTATTTTTTTGCTTTCTTCTTTGTAAAATGAGGCGAAATACTCTTCAATTGTTATATCTTTATTTATTAGAAAGCTTTCTTTAAATCTTTGAATTTCTAAGCTTCTGTCTAGTTTTGCGAAATTGTAGACTCTAAGTCTTGAAAGTATTGTTTTTGGTATTTTGTTTTTATTTCTTGCTGCCAAGATAAAGTAAATATTTGAGGGAGGCTCTTCCAATATTTTTAAAAGTGAGTTATGGACATTAAATGATAAATTTTCGATTTCGTTTATGTAGATTACCTTTGGTTTTTCTTTTTCAGAAAAAATCCAAGTTTGAATTTTTTTTACATCATAAACAGTAATGCTATGATTTAATTCTTTGTTTATATTTTCTATATTTTTTATAAGCTCATTTTTTATGTTTTCATTGTATTCTTTTTCATAATAAACAGAATTAATGTAGTTGATATTTTTTTCTATTTTTTTTAAATTTTTTTCATTGCTGAAATAACATTTGGTAAAAATTACAGTTTTAATATATTCTAGGTATTTATTTGCTATCTTTTGCGAATTTGTAGAAAGATGTGCTTTTGCTTCTACTGTGTCAAGATTTGAGAAAATGAGCAAATTAGGGTTTGTTAAGTTTTTTCCGTTTAATATTTTTTTTGCAAGCTCAATTGCGCTAATCTTTTTTGAAGAAAATTTTTCTCCTAGTAAAAGAATTGCATTTGGCAGTATTTTTTGATCATATTCGTTTATTATCTCTTTTGCAATTTTTGGAAGCATTGTCATTGCTGGCCCTTATTTTGTTTTTGAAATTTTAAAGAGATAGTTTATTCCAGGATTTAAATAATCAAGTAGTTTGCTTTCTTTTAGGAAATATTCAGGTTTAAATATTTGTTGTGAGTGTATTATGTAAACCACGATTGCAATTATTCCAAAAGCTTCAAGTAGGCCAAGCACTAAGCCTAGTATTCTATTGAAGAATAGCAATTTAAGTTGACTTATTATTGATTCTATTAGGGATTGTAGTATTAAAAATCCTATATGTATAAGCAAAAAAAATACAAGTAGTGCTTGAATGTAGGATAGCTCAATAATAGGTTCAACAAACCTTCTAAATTCTTCAGTTTTTTTGTAAAGCAGTAGGATTAAAACAAAAACTTCAGCAAATCCGCTAATTTCTTTAATAAATCCTCTTAAAAATCCTCTAAATCCCAAAGATGTAAAAATTATTATTATTAATATGTCTACTATTCCAGTTATTTTTACAGGATCGTTTATTATCATTTAGATTTTGTCTCCTTAATATCTTTTATTAGCAATTTGGCTATTAAAGTTGAAGAATGCTTATTATTGAATTTTTTGATATTTTCTTTGAGAGAGTTGATTTTTTCTCTATCTTTTAAAGTTTTTTTTATAATTTTTAAAATATTTATATTTAAAATTTCATCTTCATCTATATAAATGCAGGCATTTTGATTTGTTAGTAATTTTGCATTTTTAATTTGATCTCCTCTAGAGCCTTTTTTAAATGGAATCAAAATTGCACATGCACCAGCATTTGCAAATTCCTTTATTGCTCCAGCTCCGGCTCTGCTTATTATTAGATTAGAAAATTTAACTATACTTGCCATTTCTTCTGCGTTAAAAAATTGCCTTCTAAGGTAATTCTTTTCGCTTAGGTCATTTAAATTTTTCCCCGATTGATGGATGAAGTAGATTTCAGCATCCTTTTTAATGCAGAGTGCAAGGTTGTTTAAAGCATTAGCGCCAAGAGATCCCCCAAGTATGCTAATAATTGGTTTGTTAGTGTTTTGTGTCAATTGTTTGATTATTTTGGGATCTGGATTTAAAAATTCTCTTCTTATAGGAGATCCTGTGTAAATAATGTTTTTGTAATTTTTGAAGTATTTTTCACTTTCTTTAAAGCTTATGTGTATGTTATTTGCGAATTTAGAGTTAATTTTTGTTGCAAGTCCGGGATCTAGATCCATTTCATGGGTTATGCTTTTTATTTTTAGCAAGCTGGATGCAATAATTGCAGGAGTTGAAACAAATCCTCCGGTTGCGTAAATAAGCTGAGGTTTATATTTTTTTAAAACGTAAAAGCTTTTTATTATTCCAAGTATTACTTTGAAAAAGTCAGTAAAATTTTTAAAAGAAAAATAGCGTCTAAGTTTTCCGCATGGAATCGAAATAAATTTAATATTATC
The window above is part of the Borreliella burgdorferi B31 genome. Proteins encoded here:
- a CDS encoding sigma-54-dependent transcriptional regulator is translated as MSKILVADDEKNIREGIATYLEDEGYFVFTASDGEEALETIENENLDVIISDLRMPQISGEKLLKIVKEKNLGIPFIILTAHGTVDSAVDAMREGAYDFLTKPLDLERLLLIIKRSLNKKENNDNENANLENILIRKDLKYYEKIMGKSLLMQKIFELVIKIAKSNASILITGESGVGKEIIADAIFDLSNRNDKPFIKVNCAALSESILESELFGHEKGAFTGAISKKKGRFELANKGTIFLDEIAEISPEIQVKLLRVLQNKTFERVGGEATIKVDIRLLAATNKNIEEEIKKEKFREDLFYRLNIININIPPLRERKDDISYLTNILIKDVAKENNREEKTLSNDAMKALYYYDWPGNIRELKNVLESALILSKGKQITKEDLPAKIKNNENLIFKITLPXGISLKEAEKEIIKQTLFHSKNNKSKCAEILKIGRKTLHNKIIEYNID
- a CDS encoding two-component system sensor histidine kinase NtrB gives rise to the protein MNNFFKKALTKLNKLSNEQKTKFIEQIYKKIEIYDGIFASINEGIIVLDKQNNIIYANKILYQILALTSKSKIEILDDIQIPNLINLIKELVRTEDKIIGLEVPISNGIYIKISFMPYVKEKKLEGNIILIEDIKEKKKKEELFRRVEALASFTRHARNIAHEIKNPLGAIDINLQLLKKEIEKQKMKNGKAENYFKVIKEEINRVDKIVTEFLLTVRPIKINLQEKDIKQVIGSVCELLNPGLENKHIKLLLNLNKISNILIDEKLLKQVIINIVKNAEEALLETKKEIKKIEIFLFEKDNKIHINIKDNGNGIKDGVKEEIFKPQFSTKEKGSGIGLTISYKIIKELGGEIFVESKEGKGTIFTITLPKLNKKNILIEGY
- a CDS encoding CvpA family protein, coding for MIINDPVKITGIVDILIIIIFTSLGFRGFLRGFIKEISGFAEVFVLILLLYKKTEEFRRFVEPIIELSYIQALLVFFLLIHIGFLILQSLIESIISQLKLLFFNRILGLVLGLLEAFGIIAIVVYIIHSQQIFKPEYFLKESKLLDYLNPGINYLFKISKTK
- the murG gene encoding undecaprenyldiphospho-muramoylpentapeptide beta-N-acetylglucosaminyltransferase, yielding MSNKKIIFFTGGGTGGHVFPGISIIQKLKEFDNEIEFFWIGKKNSIEEKLIKEQDNIKFISIPCGKLRRYFSFKNFTDFFKVILGIIKSFYVLKKYKPQLIYATGGFVSTPAIIASSLLKIKSITHEMDLDPGLATKINSKFANNIHISFKESEKYFKNYKNIIYTGSPIRREFLNPDPKIIKQLTQNTNKPIISILGGSLGANALNNLALCIKKDAEIYFIHQSGKNLNDLSEKNYLRRQFFNAEEMASIVKFSNLIISRAGAGAIKEFANAGACAILIPFKKGSRGDQIKNAKLLTNQNACIYIDEDEILNINILKIIKKTLKDREKINSLKENIKKFNNKHSSTLIAKLLIKDIKETKSK